The Limanda limanda chromosome 14, fLimLim1.1, whole genome shotgun sequence genomic interval TGTTTCTCTCCCTGATTACTTATCAATAACTGTTATTCTCACCTGTATATTTAAAGCGATCCTGCACAGTTACACGTGTTTCTGTGCTATAAACCAAATTATACAACTTATGTGATAAAGCGAATAAAtgctggttttaatatcacatttactAGCAAGTGTATTCAAATAAATCGACATATATGGGTGAAACATGGCTCATAGCGCCACCCAGTGTTTTAAATCATCTAGGAATTTGAAGGGCCAATGCTTATGTGGagtcaataaaaatgtatgtatgaatGTTTACGTGTGGGAAAATGTCAAATACTCACCACCAGTACAGCCTGTTGTGGGGATCTGAACCAAGATAACTTTGCTAGAGCTAGAGCTAgaggaatttgtttttaatttccagCGAGATACAATTAAGCCTTAATCTTTAATAGATTCCTTTTGGCCCTTTGAACACAACATGCACGGGCCACTAAATGTCAGTCTCAATGTGATTGTGTAATATTGTGCAAGGGAAGACTTTTTGTTGTTGGTGTATATTGCATGGACAATATCACTCTCCTCGTACTATAAATATGGGTGTCAAGAGAAAGGATGAATAAACAAGTGGACTTCTGTTCATTCTGCATGTACTTTCATGCTGATTTCAAGGAAAGTCTTATAGAATTATAGCAGTATAGTTTTATCAATAGCCATATAACAATCCAATATATAATGATTTAATAGCTGTGAATTGTGCAAAACACAATTATATAAGGTATAACAAATAATTGATGACATAATAAAAACCAAATCCTTCATTCAGGAACAAATTCagtctttaaatttaaaataattaataatgtgacatttataattaggggtgggaattggcaaaaatgtgacgattcaatagtattgcgatatttgggccacgattcaatagtgttgcgattctgcgatactgcaagtattgcgattcgattctgcgatatattgcgattcatgtcccccatattattcaaaggcattacaaaaaatgaggaaaataagactgctcaactcacttcaaatgtcacatttaattctgtgaacaacattgtcttctacacattaactgaagtgcaaaaactaagaacgGGTactgcaaaaactttgtccttgaacattcaggacataggacctttgtaattgttttctaaataggagacctctcacatgaacgctgagctcccagcacataactcacaattatttaaatacaatacagtaacatcaagcagacataatagagtaacataaacctgagaataatcatataaataagagtaacctagaacttcaatcaaattgagaaaaataaacaaatgtgtactactagagtccagtccagttggctgcaaggtcatgacccaaaatgttaattcatttgggaatattggcatttttgctcagaaaaaggagttggtcaacatgctcagatgttaaactgctcctctgggccgttactatatacTTACTTTTGACCGTATCGCCCAGCCTTAGAATGGAAGAAATGATTATAGTATGAAAGAACTTCAAGAATTGTCGACCGAACTCTGACACTCTTCTCTGTCTGTAGTGTTGATAGATGCCATAGTAAGGAATGGAAGCAGTGAAGCCCCCGAAACGAACCACGTGCCCCCCCCATCAGGCTGGAGAGACGAAGACATCAGAAACGGTGAAACGAGTGGTGACGAAAAGAAGACCTACACCGAGGATCAGCGGCAGGGCGTTCTCAGGTGAGCGGGGACTCTATTCTTTCACAATTGTTTTTCACACTGATGAGTCTGGTCTCTGTCATTGCTCGGCACCACATCCCAGCTGCCAACATGTGAATGGTTCAGTTTTCCAGTATCAACATCGGATCAGTGCATCCCCACTTTGCATGTAGATATAATATTGACTGTTGGATGGAGCTCCCTGTAAATGTCGATATAACTACCACGTGAAGATGTACACTAACATTACTTTCTTATTGCAGGATAAAGAATTGCAAGGATTTTTATGAAATCCTTGGTGTTACCAAAAATGCCAGCGATGAAGATTTGAAGAAGGCGTACAGGAAGTTGGCCCTCAAGTTTCACCCTGACAAGAACTTCGCCCCAGGAGCCACAGAATCTTTCAAAGGTTTTTACCAAAAACCTTATCTTTTGTGACTGTTTTCAACCATAATATTGAACATTGCTCTCATTTAATGGAAAGACTCAACTGATCCCACAATAATATCGTAGAATATATTATTTTCTCAGTTAACCACCATTCACCAAAGGCTGACCTCACAGTCAGTTCAAGAGCAGCATTCTCATGCTTGTTGTATCTTGTTGAAACCAACTTCAGCAGGCTAGAGGCTCAAAGCTTGGTCACTTTATTTTGCCAGTTTTAATCCTGTTTATGAATTCTGTGTTGAGCTTAGGTTCAAAGAGAGATATGACAGAGAGATGATGCACAAGGTGAAGGGGACAAATGCGTTCCAGTTTTCTGAAAAGAGCACCGTCAGCAGTTACAGGCAGGAGTAATGCTTGTAATACACATCAGCTAACTGGGGTCCTACTTCAAACAGCTTCTCAAACTCATAACTCAGACAACCAAATTCTGATGTCCGTTGCCAATAATATACATAAAGAAGATaagaaatcagaaaaaaaaatttatAACTTCAGAACTTGCATTAGAATCATTGTATACGTGATGCATCCTTATCTAgatcttcatcttctctctctcccaacaGCAATAGGAAATGCATATGCAGTACTGAGCAATCCAGAGAAGAGGCAACAGTATGATCAGTATGGAGACCAGTCTGCAGCTTCAGCGCCCCAGCCGTCCAGCCACAGTCGCCACGGACACTACCGAAGCTTCAACAGAGACTTTGAGGCCGACATCTCCCCAGAGGAGctctttaacattttctttggaGGCAGGTTTCCCACAGGTGAGTTGTGAGGgatttttgatttaatattaaaatctcTATAATAATAAGTCTTGTTTCGGATTGTTGCTGTTAGCTACTCTCAAAACAAATTATCTGAGGTCTTGTTTAGTAGTGTAGATGTTCTAtaactgtgtgtctctctccacaGGAAACATCCACGTGTACACCAACCAGGGAGCCTCCTACTCTCAGTTCTATCAGCCTCGTCGTCGACGTGCTTATGAAAGGCGC includes:
- the dnajc18 gene encoding dnaJ homolog subfamily C member 18, translating into MDKAEADRLIEKAKLCLRSGRKDKALQLLHEAQNIYPSTRARVLIDAIVRNGSSEAPETNHVPPPSGWRDEDIRNGETSGDEKKTYTEDQRQGVLRIKNCKDFYEILGVTKNASDEDLKKAYRKLALKFHPDKNFAPGATESFKAIGNAYAVLSNPEKRQQYDQYGDQSAASAPQPSSHSRHGHYRSFNRDFEADISPEELFNIFFGGRFPTGNIHVYTNQGASYSQFYQPRRRRAYERREEVVEDNQSQNTFTALLQLLPVLVLILISVFTQMMASTPPFSLFYKPALGLVVSRETQHMGVPYYVDKSFEKEYRGTALDELEQTIESDYIEHLQNSCWKEKQQKSDLANLGQLYRDERLKQKAESMRLDNCDKLHRLVGRQRAK